From a region of the Aulosira sp. FACHB-615 genome:
- a CDS encoding type II toxin-antitoxin system HicB family antitoxin — protein MTTNLNNNEVNNLSKLNYSVLIEAKNNGYQATVWGLPDCQVFAATREDALNNLHTLVNSRLKNVEIVTQEIETPSEHPWMKFAGMFKDDPQFDDMLANIEAYRRELDAEMAEYYRQLDAEQGKE, from the coding sequence ATGACTACTAATTTAAACAACAATGAAGTAAATAACTTATCCAAACTCAATTATTCTGTATTAATAGAAGCAAAAAACAATGGATATCAAGCCACAGTTTGGGGTTTACCAGACTGTCAGGTATTTGCAGCCACGCGGGAAGATGCACTAAATAATTTACATACACTGGTGAATAGTCGCTTAAAAAATGTCGAAATAGTTACTCAAGAAATAGAAACACCTTCAGAACATCCTTGGATGAAATTTGCAGGAATGTTTAAAGATGACCCACAATTTGATGATATGCTGGCAAATATCGAAGCATATCGACGCGAATTAGATGCAGAAATGGCAGAATATTACCGCCAATTGGATGCAGAACAAGGCAAAGAATAA
- a CDS encoding type II toxin-antitoxin system VapC family toxin: protein MSLWILDTDSVSLFQNGHPLVSQRVSQIAPDNIAVTIITFEEQIRGRFNVIRQTNSLDKLVIAYSKLQATYNYFNSINLLTFTQEAANCYARFLQQKIRIGTQDLRIAAIVIANDAILVTRNQRDFCRVPGLRFEDWTLGN, encoded by the coding sequence ATGAGTTTGTGGATATTAGATACTGATTCTGTTTCGCTTTTCCAAAATGGACATCCTCTTGTTAGCCAGCGTGTGAGTCAAATTGCTCCTGACAATATAGCCGTGACAATTATTACTTTTGAAGAACAAATTCGCGGTAGATTTAATGTCATTAGGCAAACTAATTCTTTAGATAAATTAGTAATTGCATACTCCAAGCTACAAGCAACATACAATTATTTTAATAGTATTAACTTACTTACCTTTACCCAAGAAGCTGCTAATTGTTACGCGCGATTTTTGCAGCAAAAAATTCGGATTGGTACACAAGATTTAAGAATCGCCGCAATTGTAATTGCGAATGATGCGATTTTAGTAACGCGAAATCAGCGTGATTTTTGCCGTGTCCCTGGGTTACGATTTGAAGATTGGACATTGGGAAATTAG
- a CDS encoding tetratricopeptide repeat protein — protein MAFTFTFALSQNQTFELRCNYGTRRLDADKLASLINLCEEKYYSQKLDDTAQLRNIGRELYSWLDGKEGWLRRALDETDEGRIYLDLIQTSEAQSLNPQTQKVALGLAHLPWELLHDGTVFLLQRHNAPVPVRTVQQRNTSVLDVQNRPLRLLFMATSPEHPGIVPLQFEEEEKNILTATKEQRLALIVEESGSVIELGNLVQSEAKDYFDVFHLTGHGVIFTEAELGRYLPKGRKIKDYTPCFITEDDEGKVEFTTVDDLAKAFQNRFPRVVFLSGCHTGQIANQGTVPSMAEALVKAGAGVVLGWARPVFDRTGIIAAQALYHALATGATVEDAVKAAQQEMIAKERSDWHLLRIYRDSRAIGELVTPLNTKKREKLKFTPPESEFLDENNIVKVASHGEFVGRRKALQRGMRALKQTSDDIGVFIAGMGGLGKSSLAARLCTRVQAQRPNFERVVLIGVVDEVGLINKLASKYERFAGVPALLNQPGISFKGRLQNFFEAIEDEHDKPVLLVLDDFEQNIPQENVADGSLRMTTAAYDVLAALCAALAENQAESRLIVTCRYLEENTLPPHRLHLEKLAAMGEADINKIYWQLDGDVRLQVKKQRLLKIADGNPRLLKWLVEVVQLPDVAEEELLTKLEGVQLKFRENILAETLLNALEDEEKKFLAQLSVFRLPVTIDIINSVCSLRLRSVSHSQVEVSHSQVEVSHSQVEVSQSQVEVSHSQVEVNSPFPTPRLLSEVEVNSLVTERSRSTLPKLISLSLVESGTTYAKQTPEYRVTTILAPLLQPLLTEEEWQTTQKAATQIIYRSWWEELDNKNEEQAREIVRLAVLAEEKEIAVSVGDNIANYWVNNSRYIEAWELCQEILQLGEDYRILGTIARAEVVLGFVKEALTHYERALELCPEDDLTKKATILNNMASLVAQQGNIFGAIGFFQQSGKIFDRINDVKGKAATLHEIARLTAQQGDIPGALTSFQQSLYIKECIHDLQGKAATLHEIARLTAQQGNIPTALTQFQQSFEIFESIHDLQGKATTLHEMARLTAQQGDIPGALTQFQQCFEIFDSIHDLHNKTATLHEIALLKAKQGDITSALTLLHQSEKIYESINYVQGKAATLNSMAYCERKRGDKAKQLELNLQAAQILGQVHAYVDLFTTLGNLGVTDETKGVIYLAQAVWLCLRISTPLADTVTTINSMYKLLRADDKMKALLGAVAMFLCQVRGDQHPQLEELKQRSFDILASAATAQGIEPQAFDAWFVQQRLNDPNYFIPRLVQLLEAIVGDEWLFERF, from the coding sequence GTGGCTTTCACCTTCACCTTTGCTCTTAGCCAAAACCAAACTTTTGAATTGCGCTGCAATTACGGTACACGCCGTCTAGATGCTGATAAGTTAGCCAGTTTAATTAATCTGTGTGAAGAAAAATATTACTCTCAAAAACTGGATGACACCGCACAATTGCGGAATATTGGGCGTGAACTGTATTCTTGGCTGGATGGTAAGGAAGGATGGCTAAGGAGGGCGTTAGATGAGACAGATGAAGGGCGCATATATTTAGATTTAATTCAAACCAGTGAAGCACAAAGTTTAAACCCCCAAACGCAGAAAGTGGCGTTAGGCTTGGCACATTTGCCTTGGGAATTGTTACATGATGGCACAGTGTTTTTACTGCAAAGACATAATGCACCCGTACCTGTGCGGACTGTGCAGCAAAGAAATACTAGTGTTTTGGATGTCCAAAATCGGCCGTTGCGGCTGTTGTTTATGGCGACTTCACCAGAACATCCTGGTATTGTACCGCTACAATTTGAGGAAGAAGAAAAGAATATCCTCACAGCGACGAAAGAACAGCGTTTAGCTTTGATTGTCGAGGAAAGTGGCTCCGTTATTGAATTGGGGAATTTAGTTCAGTCAGAGGCAAAAGATTATTTTGATGTGTTCCATTTGACGGGACACGGGGTAATTTTTACAGAAGCAGAGTTAGGGCGTTATCTGCCTAAAGGTCGCAAAATTAAGGATTATACTCCCTGCTTCATCACAGAAGATGATGAAGGAAAAGTAGAATTTACTACCGTTGATGATTTAGCAAAAGCTTTTCAAAATCGTTTTCCGCGTGTGGTGTTTCTCTCTGGCTGTCATACTGGGCAAATTGCCAACCAAGGAACAGTCCCTTCAATGGCGGAGGCTTTAGTGAAAGCGGGTGCGGGTGTAGTTTTGGGTTGGGCGCGTCCAGTATTTGATAGAACTGGTATTATTGCGGCTCAGGCACTTTATCACGCTTTGGCGACTGGGGCGACGGTGGAAGATGCTGTCAAAGCTGCACAGCAAGAGATGATTGCTAAAGAACGCAGTGATTGGCATTTATTACGAATTTATCGGGATAGTCGCGCTATTGGGGAGTTAGTGACACCGCTAAATACTAAAAAGCGGGAGAAGTTGAAGTTTACACCGCCTGAAAGTGAATTTCTGGATGAAAATAACATCGTTAAAGTTGCTAGTCATGGGGAGTTTGTCGGGCGACGAAAAGCATTACAACGGGGAATGCGGGCGTTAAAACAAACTAGCGATGATATCGGCGTATTTATTGCGGGGATGGGGGGTTTGGGTAAGAGTTCCCTGGCGGCGCGGTTGTGTACGCGGGTGCAAGCGCAACGCCCGAATTTTGAACGGGTGGTGTTGATTGGGGTGGTGGATGAGGTAGGGTTAATTAACAAGCTGGCGAGTAAGTATGAACGGTTTGCAGGTGTACCAGCTTTGTTAAATCAACCGGGAATTTCGTTTAAAGGGCGGTTGCAGAACTTTTTTGAAGCGATAGAAGACGAACACGATAAGCCTGTGTTGTTGGTTTTGGATGATTTTGAGCAGAATATCCCCCAAGAGAATGTGGCTGATGGTAGTTTGCGGATGACGACGGCTGCTTATGATGTGTTAGCCGCGTTGTGTGCAGCGTTGGCAGAAAATCAAGCGGAAAGTCGGTTGATTGTCACCTGTCGTTATTTGGAAGAAAATACCTTACCTCCCCATCGTCTGCATTTGGAAAAATTAGCGGCGATGGGTGAGGCGGATATTAATAAAATTTACTGGCAATTGGATGGGGATGTGCGACTGCAAGTGAAAAAGCAGCGCCTTCTCAAAATTGCTGATGGAAATCCGCGCTTGTTGAAGTGGTTGGTGGAAGTAGTGCAGTTACCAGATGTAGCGGAAGAAGAATTGTTGACAAAGTTGGAGGGTGTACAGCTTAAGTTTCGAGAGAATATTTTGGCAGAAACGCTGTTAAATGCTTTGGAGGATGAGGAGAAAAAGTTTCTCGCTCAGTTGAGTGTGTTTCGTTTGCCGGTGACAATCGATATTATTAACTCTGTTTGCTCACTTCGACTTCGCTCAGTGAGCCACAGCCAAGTCGAAGTGAGCCACAGCCAAGTCGAAGTGAGCCACAGCCAAGTTGAAGTGAGCCAAAGCCAAGTTGAAGTGAGCCACAGCCAAGTCGAAGTAAACTCGCCATTCCCTACCCCCCGTTTACTGAGCGAAGTCGAAGTAAACTCCCTGGTTACTGAGCGCAGCCGAAGTACACTCCCCAAGTTAATTAGCCTCAGCCTAGTGGAATCAGGGACGACTTACGCCAAGCAAACGCCAGAATATCGAGTGACGACGATTTTAGCACCCTTGCTGCAACCGCTATTAACTGAAGAAGAATGGCAAACCACGCAAAAAGCAGCGACGCAGATTATTTACCGCAGTTGGTGGGAAGAATTGGATAACAAGAATGAAGAACAAGCACGAGAAATAGTTAGGTTAGCAGTGTTAGCAGAAGAAAAAGAAATTGCTGTTAGTGTGGGAGATAACATTGCAAATTATTGGGTCAACAACAGCCGATATATAGAAGCGTGGGAACTATGCCAAGAAATTCTGCAATTGGGTGAAGATTACCGGATTTTAGGAACAATTGCTAGGGCGGAAGTAGTTTTGGGCTTTGTCAAGGAAGCATTGACGCATTATGAACGAGCTTTAGAACTTTGCCCAGAGGATGATTTAACAAAAAAAGCCACAATTCTCAACAACATGGCTTCTTTAGTAGCACAACAGGGAAACATATTTGGTGCAATTGGATTTTTCCAGCAGTCTGGGAAAATTTTTGACAGGATCAATGATGTCAAAGGTAAAGCTGCAACTCTACATGAAATAGCTCGTTTAACAGCCCAACAAGGAGACATACCTGGTGCGCTTACATCGTTCCAACAATCTTTGTATATCAAAGAGTGTATTCACGATCTTCAAGGGAAGGCGGCGACGCTACACGAAATAGCTCGTTTAACAGCCCAACAAGGAAATATACCTACTGCGCTTACACAGTTCCAACAATCTTTTGAAATTTTTGAAAGCATCCACGATCTTCAAGGGAAAGCGACGACGCTACACGAAATGGCTCGTTTAACAGCCCAACAAGGAGACATACCTGGTGCGCTTACACAGTTTCAACAATGTTTTGAAATTTTTGACAGTATTCATGATCTTCATAATAAAACCGCGACTTTACATGAAATAGCTCTTTTAAAAGCTAAACAGGGAGACATAACCAGTGCGCTCACATTATTACACCAATCTGAGAAAATTTATGAAAGCATCAACTATGTCCAAGGGAAAGCCGCGACTTTAAACAGCATGGCTTACTGTGAAAGAAAAAGGGGAGATAAAGCAAAACAATTAGAACTAAATCTGCAAGCAGCCCAAATCCTTGGACAAGTCCATGCTTACGTAGATTTATTTACCACATTGGGTAACTTAGGGGTTACTGATGAAACAAAGGGAGTTATCTACCTTGCTCAAGCTGTATGGCTATGCCTGCGAATTTCTACACCCTTAGCGGATACCGTAACTACGATTAATAGTATGTATAAGCTATTAAGAGCAGACGATAAAATGAAAGCTTTGCTAGGTGCAGTTGCAATGTTTCTCTGTCAAGTTCGCGGTGATCAGCATCCGCAGTTAGAGGAGTTGAAACAGCGCAGTTTTGATATTTTAGCAAGTGCGGCTACTGCTCAAGGTATTGAACCGCAAGCTTTTGATGCTTGGTTTGTGCAGCAACGGTTAAATGACCCTAATTATTTTATCCCGCGTTTGGTGCAACTGCTAGAGGCGATTGTTGGCGATGAGTGGTTATTTGAGCGATTTTGA
- a CDS encoding heme o synthase, giving the protein MIETNVSRHHETFLQVIQSYYQLTKPRIIPLLLITTAGSMWVAAKGQVDPLLLLVTLTGGTLAAASAQTINCIYDRDIDYEMERTRHRPMPSGRVQPRDALIFAAVLAVLSFTLLAVFANLLAACLAFSGIVFYVLIYTHWLKRHSTQNIVIGGAAGAIPALVGWAAVTDTLSWAAWLIFAIVFLWTPPHFWALALMIRDDYAKVGIPMLPVIAGATATVKQIWYYTLTTVIATLLLFYPLHASGVIYAAIAAGLGGLFIRKSWCLLQQPEDRTVARELFLYSISYMMLLCLAMVIDSLPITHHLVSTVIAQLHLFN; this is encoded by the coding sequence ATGATTGAGACTAATGTCTCTCGCCACCACGAAACATTCCTCCAGGTAATTCAAAGCTATTACCAACTAACAAAACCTCGCATTATTCCCTTGCTGTTGATTACCACGGCTGGGAGTATGTGGGTTGCAGCCAAGGGACAAGTAGACCCGTTACTGTTGTTAGTCACTCTGACTGGTGGTACTCTGGCAGCGGCCAGCGCCCAGACAATTAACTGTATCTACGACAGAGATATTGATTATGAAATGGAACGGACGCGCCATCGTCCCATGCCTTCTGGGAGAGTCCAGCCAAGAGATGCACTGATTTTTGCAGCCGTTTTGGCTGTACTTTCGTTTACCCTACTGGCTGTGTTTGCTAATTTATTGGCAGCTTGTCTAGCATTCTCTGGCATTGTTTTTTATGTACTGATTTATACCCATTGGCTCAAGCGTCACAGCACTCAAAATATTGTGATTGGTGGGGCGGCTGGTGCAATTCCGGCTTTGGTTGGTTGGGCGGCTGTGACAGATACTTTAAGCTGGGCAGCATGGTTAATTTTTGCCATTGTCTTTTTATGGACACCCCCCCATTTCTGGGCGCTGGCGTTGATGATTCGGGATGACTACGCCAAGGTAGGCATCCCCATGCTCCCGGTGATTGCAGGTGCAACAGCCACAGTCAAACAAATTTGGTATTATACCCTAACTACAGTCATCGCTACGTTGTTGTTGTTTTATCCCCTGCACGCCAGTGGGGTTATTTATGCAGCGATCGCAGCTGGTTTAGGTGGATTATTTATCCGTAAATCTTGGTGTTTATTGCAACAACCAGAAGACCGCACTGTAGCCAGAGAACTATTTCTCTACTCCATCTCCTACATGATGCTGTTATGTTTAGCAATGGTGATTGATAGTCTACCCATTACTCATCATTTGGTGAGTACTGTTATTGCTCAGTTGCACTTGTTTAATTAA
- a CDS encoding type II toxin-antitoxin system Phd/YefM family antitoxin, which yields MIDLNNIHSLSEFQRNTKQYIQQMEESEKPLVLTVNGAAQLVVQDAKAYQKLLERLEYAETVAALRQGIQEIEQGKGVPAKEALEGLRRKHGISR from the coding sequence ATGATTGACCTCAATAACATTCACTCGCTCTCAGAATTTCAGCGAAACACCAAACAGTACATCCAACAAATGGAAGAAAGCGAAAAGCCGCTCGTCCTGACTGTTAATGGTGCTGCTCAACTTGTTGTCCAGGATGCTAAAGCCTATCAAAAGCTCTTGGAACGTTTAGAATATGCTGAAACTGTAGCTGCACTCAGACAAGGAATTCAGGAAATCGAGCAAGGAAAAGGAGTTCCAGCTAAAGAAGCACTAGAAGGTTTAAGAAGAAAGCATGGAATTTCGCGTTGA
- a CDS encoding cytochrome c oxidase subunit II, whose protein sequence is MKIPSSIWTLLIGIGLTLASLWYGQNHGLLPTAASDEAVLIDGLFNSMMTVSVGIFLLVEGALIYSVIKYRRRPGDQGDGPPVEGNVPLEILWTAIPAIIVIGISVYSFEVYNDIGGFDPHAVHEAPMNQSSMNMPGAALAATLTEAPANLNQAKSDEAMQDPATAAVRNADQIPQKVDAPGVGSVAPTLGASPDKAGQPASLIVNVTGLQYAWIFTYPDTGVTTGELHVPIGREVQVNMTANDVIHAFWVPEFRVKQDAIPGRQSEIRFTPKTVGDYALICAELCGPYHGAMRTQVVVESQENFDKWMQEQLVASHETMNQAIAVNPANLTPDEFLAPYIKEMGIKPETLHQIHH, encoded by the coding sequence GTGAAAATTCCAAGTTCCATCTGGACATTACTGATTGGCATCGGGTTGACGTTAGCCAGTCTTTGGTACGGTCAGAATCACGGTCTGTTGCCAACAGCAGCCTCAGATGAAGCCGTCTTAATTGATGGTTTATTTAACTCGATGATGACCGTTTCCGTCGGTATATTTTTGCTTGTTGAAGGTGCTTTAATCTACTCTGTAATTAAATATCGTCGCCGTCCTGGTGATCAAGGAGACGGGCCACCAGTGGAAGGTAACGTCCCGCTAGAAATCCTCTGGACGGCGATCCCCGCCATTATCGTCATCGGTATTTCTGTTTATAGCTTTGAAGTTTATAACGACATCGGTGGCTTCGATCCCCACGCTGTTCACGAAGCGCCGATGAATCAAAGTTCGATGAATATGCCAGGAGCCGCTCTCGCTGCTACTTTAACAGAAGCTCCTGCCAACCTCAATCAAGCAAAATCTGATGAGGCGATGCAAGACCCAGCCACCGCCGCCGTCCGCAATGCTGATCAAATTCCCCAAAAGGTTGATGCTCCTGGTGTTGGTAGTGTGGCTCCAACTTTGGGGGCTAGTCCTGACAAAGCAGGTCAGCCAGCGAGTTTAATTGTCAATGTCACAGGTCTGCAATATGCCTGGATTTTTACCTATCCAGACACCGGAGTGACCACAGGGGAGTTACACGTTCCCATTGGGCGGGAAGTGCAGGTCAATATGACCGCTAACGATGTGATTCATGCCTTTTGGGTGCCAGAGTTCCGCGTGAAACAAGATGCGATCCCTGGTAGACAAAGCGAAATTCGCTTTACACCCAAAACAGTCGGCGATTATGCCCTGATTTGTGCAGAACTTTGTGGCCCCTACCACGGCGCGATGCGAACCCAAGTAGTTGTAGAAAGTCAAGAGAATTTTGACAAATGGATGCAAGAGCAGTTGGTGGCAAGTCATGAAACCATGAATCAAGCCATTGCTGTGAATCCGGCAAATCTGACTCCCGACGAATTTCTCGCCCCATATATCAAAGAAATGGGAATTAAGCCAGAAACTTTACATCAAATTCACCATTAG
- the ctaD gene encoding cytochrome c oxidase subunit I — protein sequence MTQAQIQETANSPVLIDEPGKRKLRDYFSFSTDHKVIGIQYLVTSFIFYCIGGVLADLVRTELRTPEVDFVTPEVYNSLFTLHATIMIFLWIVPAGAGFANYLIPLMIGAKDMAFPRLNAVAFWMIPVGGLMLVASLAVGDAPDAGWTSYPPLSLVTGQVGEGIWIMSVLLLGTSSILGAINFLVTLIKMRTPGMGVHQMPLFCWAMFATSALVLMSTPVLAAGLILLAFDLLAGTTFFNPTGGGDPVVYQHMFWFYSHPAVYIMILPFFGAISEIIPVHSRKPIFGYKAIAYSSLAISFLGLIVWAHHMFTSGIPGWLRMFFMITTMIIAVPTGIKIFSWLATMWGGKIQLNSAMLFAIGFVGTFVIGGISGVMLAAVPFDIHVHDTYFVVAHLHYVLFGGSVLGIFAAIYHWFPKMTGRMVNEFWGQVHFALTIVGLNMTFLPMHKLGMMGMNRRVAQYDPKFTLLNEICTYGAYILAVSTFPFIINVIWSWLYGEKAGNNPWRALTLEWMTTSPPAIENFEGYPVLATGPYDYGLERAAEGVPLSDPNPLLSAGPNSVLRADPDEPYPTIESDLEQRVSGTRD from the coding sequence ATGACACAAGCCCAAATACAAGAAACTGCCAATAGCCCGGTGCTGATTGATGAGCCAGGGAAGCGAAAATTGCGAGACTACTTTAGTTTCAGCACAGATCATAAGGTGATTGGGATTCAATACCTAGTCACTTCCTTCATTTTTTACTGCATTGGTGGTGTTTTAGCTGATTTGGTAAGGACAGAACTACGTACGCCAGAAGTCGATTTTGTCACACCAGAAGTATATAACAGTTTATTTACACTGCACGCCACAATCATGATTTTCTTGTGGATTGTGCCGGCGGGTGCGGGGTTTGCCAATTATTTGATTCCCCTGATGATTGGGGCTAAGGATATGGCATTCCCCAGATTGAATGCTGTGGCTTTTTGGATGATCCCTGTTGGGGGTTTAATGCTGGTGGCGAGTTTAGCTGTAGGCGATGCGCCGGATGCTGGTTGGACTTCCTACCCGCCTCTGAGCTTGGTGACAGGCCAGGTGGGTGAAGGGATTTGGATTATGAGTGTGCTGTTGCTGGGTACATCATCGATTTTGGGGGCGATTAATTTTCTCGTCACCCTAATCAAGATGCGGACTCCAGGGATGGGAGTACATCAAATGCCCTTGTTTTGTTGGGCGATGTTTGCGACATCAGCACTGGTGTTGATGTCAACTCCTGTTTTAGCCGCCGGTTTGATTTTGCTGGCCTTTGACTTATTAGCAGGGACAACATTTTTTAACCCGACTGGTGGCGGTGATCCAGTAGTTTACCAGCACATGTTCTGGTTTTACTCCCATCCGGCGGTATACATCATGATTTTGCCTTTCTTTGGGGCAATTTCTGAGATTATCCCCGTACATTCTCGTAAACCAATTTTCGGTTATAAAGCGATCGCCTACTCATCCCTGGCAATTAGCTTTTTGGGACTGATAGTTTGGGCGCACCACATGTTTACCAGTGGTATTCCCGGTTGGTTGCGGATGTTCTTTATGATCACGACGATGATCATCGCTGTACCCACAGGGATCAAAATTTTCAGTTGGTTAGCAACCATGTGGGGCGGTAAAATCCAACTCAACTCCGCTATGCTATTTGCCATTGGTTTTGTTGGTACCTTCGTAATTGGTGGTATCAGTGGTGTAATGTTGGCGGCTGTACCCTTTGATATTCACGTTCACGATACTTATTTTGTCGTGGCGCACCTCCACTATGTTTTGTTTGGTGGTAGCGTGTTGGGGATTTTTGCCGCTATTTATCACTGGTTCCCGAAGATGACGGGACGAATGGTCAACGAATTTTGGGGTCAGGTGCATTTTGCACTGACCATTGTGGGTCTAAATATGACCTTCTTACCGATGCACAAGCTAGGGATGATGGGGATGAACCGCCGCGTCGCTCAGTATGACCCCAAATTCACGCTGCTGAATGAAATTTGTACTTATGGCGCTTACATACTTGCTGTTTCCACCTTTCCATTCATTATTAATGTGATTTGGAGTTGGTTGTATGGCGAGAAGGCTGGTAATAATCCTTGGCGGGCGCTTACCCTAGAGTGGATGACAACTTCCCCACCAGCAATTGAAAATTTTGAGGGATACCCCGTATTGGCTACAGGGCCTTACGACTACGGCTTAGAAAGAGCGGCCGAAGGTGTGCCATTATCCGATCCCAATCCTTTATTATCGGCTGGCCCCAACTCAGTACTCCGTGCTGATCCTGATGAGCCATATCCCACCATTGAGTCTGACTTGGAACAGCGTGTTTCTGGGACTAGGGATTAG
- a CDS encoding heme A synthase has translation MNEFVLKQQNDAAIEQQKPKEMIRRLVWRMAIATLILMAIGSATRVMNAGLACPDWPLCYGELVPAKQMNLQVFLEWFHRLDASLIGVSAIALAGLSWWHRRSLPVWLPWAASFALFLIVFQGILGGLTVTELLRFDIVTAHLGTALLFFTTLLVVGTAIAPYQGTGNVGKLPWIGLAAAILVYVQSVLGAVVGSRWALHQCFGTAELCSVMYSHIFGLVPPTVATLAVVLISWRTPALHPALRRLANMAGGLLVLQILLGVATFRLHLQVEPLTVSHQAVGAALLGTLVGFTVLALRDWAANREISSLSNPAISSNP, from the coding sequence ATGAACGAATTTGTCCTAAAACAACAAAATGATGCGGCAATTGAGCAGCAAAAGCCAAAAGAAATGATTCGTCGCTTGGTGTGGCGTATGGCTATAGCCACGTTGATTTTAATGGCTATTGGCTCTGCCACCCGTGTAATGAATGCCGGACTTGCTTGCCCAGACTGGCCCCTATGCTACGGGGAACTAGTACCAGCCAAACAAATGAATCTCCAAGTGTTTTTGGAGTGGTTTCACCGATTGGATGCAAGCTTGATTGGTGTAAGCGCGATCGCACTTGCTGGTTTATCTTGGTGGCACCGTCGTTCTTTGCCTGTCTGGTTGCCTTGGGCTGCAAGCTTCGCCCTGTTTTTAATCGTGTTTCAAGGCATCTTAGGCGGACTCACAGTCACCGAATTGCTGCGGTTTGATATCGTTACCGCCCACTTGGGAACAGCACTGTTATTTTTCACCACCCTACTAGTCGTCGGTACGGCTATAGCTCCATATCAGGGAACTGGCAATGTCGGTAAGTTGCCCTGGATTGGTTTAGCGGCGGCTATTTTGGTGTACGTGCAGAGTGTACTGGGTGCGGTTGTGGGTTCTCGCTGGGCGCTACATCAATGCTTTGGTACGGCTGAACTCTGCTCTGTGATGTACAGCCATATTTTTGGTTTAGTCCCGCCAACCGTCGCCACCTTAGCCGTAGTGTTAATTTCCTGGCGCACACCAGCCCTCCATCCCGCTTTGCGGCGACTGGCAAACATGGCTGGTGGTTTGTTAGTTTTACAAATTTTGTTGGGAGTTGCTACTTTTCGCTTGCATTTGCAAGTCGAGCCGTTAACTGTCTCTCATCAAGCTGTAGGTGCGGCTTTGTTGGGTACTTTGGTGGGTTTTACGGTTCTAGCATTGCGTGACTGGGCTGCTAATCGTGAAATCAGCAGTTTGTCTAACCCAGCTATCAGCTCAAATCCCTAA
- a CDS encoding heme-copper oxidase subunit III has translation MQSQTIDPAKTELNHHHSAATVDHHEAHPDHRLFGLFVFLVAEGMIFMGLFGAYLAFRSTLPVWPPAGTPELELLLPGVNTVNLIASSFVMHNADTAIKKNDAKGARIWLAITAAMGAIFLAGQVYEYMHLEFGLTTNLFASSFYVLTGFHGLHVTIGVLAILAVLWRSRVPGHYSNEKHFGIEAAEIYWHFVDVIWIILFGLLYLL, from the coding sequence ATGCAAAGTCAAACCATTGACCCAGCTAAAACCGAACTTAATCATCATCACAGTGCAGCCACAGTTGATCATCACGAAGCACATCCAGATCATCGCTTGTTTGGTTTGTTTGTTTTCTTGGTGGCTGAAGGGATGATTTTTATGGGCTTGTTTGGGGCCTATTTAGCTTTTCGTTCCACTTTACCTGTGTGGCCGCCGGCGGGTACTCCAGAGTTAGAATTATTGCTGCCTGGAGTCAACACCGTTAATCTAATTGCCAGCAGTTTTGTGATGCACAATGCTGATACGGCGATTAAAAAGAATGATGCCAAAGGTGCGCGAATTTGGTTAGCTATCACCGCCGCAATGGGGGCGATTTTCTTGGCGGGGCAGGTATATGAATATATGCACCTAGAATTTGGTTTAACCACCAATTTATTCGCCAGTTCTTTTTATGTGTTGACTGGTTTCCACGGACTGCACGTTACTATCGGTGTTTTAGCAATTTTGGCAGTGTTGTGGCGATCGCGCGTTCCCGGCCATTATAGTAATGAAAAACACTTCGGTATTGAAGCCGCAGAAATCTACTGGCACTTTGTAGACGTAATCTGGATTATTTTATTCGGATTGCTGTATCTTCTGTAG
- a CDS encoding type II toxin-antitoxin system RelE/ParE family toxin, protein MEFRVDISPLALADAENAYLWIREQDSDLADKWFDGLLDAIDSLERFPARCPVTPESEELGMEIRQLLYGKSKRFRYRILFGISETEVNIYRIRHTAQQYLTKDDVEL, encoded by the coding sequence ATGGAATTTCGCGTTGACATCTCTCCATTGGCATTAGCTGATGCGGAAAATGCCTATCTTTGGATTCGAGAACAAGATTCAGATTTGGCTGACAAGTGGTTTGACGGACTGCTTGATGCAATTGATTCGCTTGAACGCTTTCCGGCTCGTTGTCCTGTCACTCCTGAAAGTGAGGAGTTAGGAATGGAGATTCGCCAATTGCTCTACGGAAAATCGAAAAGATTCCGCTACCGAATTCTTTTTGGAATCTCTGAAACTGAAGTGAACATTTATCGAATTAGACATACTGCACAACAATACTTGACAAAAGATGATGTGGAGTTATAG